One Novosphingobium sp. EMRT-2 DNA segment encodes these proteins:
- the pal gene encoding peptidoglycan-associated lipoprotein Pal yields MHRKILITSALVTSLTLAACAPKAPKELPPAPTTTTTTTTPPVTTPAGPAPGSQEDFVASVTSDTIHFDTDRYNVDVQSQAILQSQAQWLARYPDKKITIEGHCDERGTRDYNIALGERRANAAKNYLTSVGIDASRITTVSYGKERPIALGSDEESWAKNRRAVTVTVQ; encoded by the coding sequence GTGCATCGCAAGATCCTGATCACCAGCGCCCTCGTCACCAGCCTGACGCTCGCCGCCTGCGCGCCCAAGGCGCCGAAGGAATTGCCGCCGGCCCCGACGACGACGACCACCACCACCACGCCCCCGGTAACGACGCCGGCCGGCCCCGCACCGGGCAGCCAGGAGGATTTCGTGGCCTCGGTGACGTCCGACACGATCCATTTCGACACCGATCGCTACAACGTCGACGTGCAGTCGCAGGCCATCCTGCAAAGCCAGGCGCAGTGGCTGGCGCGCTATCCCGACAAGAAGATCACCATCGAAGGGCATTGCGACGAACGCGGCACGCGCGATTACAACATCGCGCTGGGCGAACGCCGCGCCAATGCCGCCAAGAACTACCTGACCAGCGTGGGCATCGATGCTTCGCGCATCACCACGGTCAGCTATGGCAAGGAACGCCCGATCGCGCTGGGTTCTGACGAGGAAAGCTGGGCCAAGAACCGCCGCGCGGTGACCGTGACGGTGCAGTAG
- the tolB gene encoding Tol-Pal system beta propeller repeat protein TolB has translation MTSRQTVLLFSLALLPLGIAAPAFAQAQLLPPSAAPAPAAPHDDGGLTGSVTDDNAWQDLGIAIPTFATDQAVPTSADGGNTAALGKNLARVIYNDLKNNGLFKPVGPDALPAIEFAQVTAPAFDGWRGRSAEMLVQGFVKGNPDGRLTVGCYLYDVQLGSELGRQGYIVKPEEWRRAAHKCADMVYSRLSGESPFFDSKIAYIAETGPKDHRRKQLAIMDSDGANHRFITNGQATALTPRYSPDYRQIVYLSYLNGAPRIYIYDIGTGQQRLVTQSTNPTFAPRWSPDGKWILYSMATGGNTNIYRVSANGGPSQQLTNTPGINVGGSYSPDGSKIVFESDRSGGQQVYVMDADGTNQKRISFFGGRAATPEWSPRGDQIAFTHIAGNFRIAVMSPNGTGLRDLTDSWQDEAPTWSPNGRIIQFFRTERNSGRTGIWQVDLTGRNERKLNTPVDGSDPAWGPVLP, from the coding sequence ATGACCTCGCGCCAGACCGTTCTTCTGTTCAGCCTTGCCCTGCTGCCGCTCGGCATCGCCGCGCCGGCTTTCGCGCAGGCGCAGCTGCTGCCGCCTTCGGCCGCGCCAGCGCCCGCCGCACCGCATGACGATGGCGGCCTGACCGGCTCGGTCACCGACGACAACGCCTGGCAGGACCTGGGCATCGCCATCCCGACCTTCGCCACCGACCAGGCGGTGCCGACCTCGGCCGATGGCGGCAACACCGCCGCGCTGGGCAAGAACCTGGCGCGGGTGATCTACAACGATCTCAAGAACAACGGCCTGTTCAAGCCGGTGGGGCCGGACGCGCTGCCCGCGATCGAGTTCGCGCAAGTGACCGCGCCCGCGTTCGACGGCTGGCGCGGGCGTTCGGCCGAAATGCTGGTGCAGGGCTTCGTCAAGGGCAACCCGGACGGCCGCCTGACCGTGGGCTGCTATCTCTATGACGTGCAGCTGGGCAGCGAGCTGGGCCGGCAGGGCTATATCGTGAAGCCCGAGGAATGGCGCCGCGCCGCGCACAAGTGCGCCGACATGGTCTATTCGCGGCTGTCCGGCGAAAGCCCGTTCTTCGACAGCAAGATCGCCTACATCGCCGAAACCGGGCCGAAGGACCATCGCCGCAAGCAGCTGGCGATCATGGATTCGGACGGGGCGAACCACCGCTTCATCACCAACGGGCAGGCCACCGCGCTGACCCCGCGCTATTCGCCCGATTACCGCCAGATCGTCTATCTCAGCTACCTGAACGGCGCGCCGCGCATCTACATCTACGATATCGGCACCGGCCAGCAGCGGCTGGTGACGCAGAGCACCAATCCCACCTTCGCGCCGCGCTGGTCGCCCGATGGCAAGTGGATCCTCTATTCGATGGCCACGGGCGGCAACACCAACATCTATCGCGTATCGGCGAACGGCGGGCCATCGCAGCAGCTGACCAACACCCCCGGCATCAACGTGGGTGGCAGTTATTCGCCCGATGGCAGCAAGATCGTGTTCGAAAGCGACCGTTCGGGCGGCCAGCAGGTCTATGTGATGGACGCGGACGGAACGAACCAGAAGCGCATCAGCTTCTTCGGCGGCCGCGCGGCCACGCCCGAATGGAGCCCGCGCGGCGACCAGATCGCCTTCACGCACATCGCGGGGAACTTCCGCATCGCGGTGATGAGCCCCAACGGCACCGGCCTGCGCGATCTGACCGACAGCTGGCAGGACGAGGCGCCGACGTGGTCGCCCAACGGCCGCATCATCCAGTTCTTCCGCACCGAACGGAACAGTGGCCGGACCGGCATCTGGCAGGTCGACCTGACCGGCCGCAACGAGCGCAAGTTGAACACGCCCGTCGACGGATCGGACCCGGCCTGGGGGCCAGTGCTGCCGTAA
- the tolR gene encoding protein TolR, which translates to MAMNLSAGGGGRRGRRGRGRGGPMSEINVTPLVDVMLVLLIIFMVTAPMLTAGVPIDLPDSKAEALKEEQDEITVSMDADGRIFLGDQELAPGELGDRLMTMRPAEGVGKPPLVTLRADRGLDYGRVMAVMGELNNAGFKSISLVTNGSAATP; encoded by the coding sequence ATGGCGATGAACCTTTCGGCGGGCGGCGGCGGGCGGCGCGGACGGCGCGGGCGGGGCCGGGGCGGTCCGATGTCCGAGATCAACGTCACCCCGCTGGTCGACGTCATGCTGGTGCTGCTGATCATCTTCATGGTGACCGCGCCGATGCTGACCGCCGGCGTGCCGATCGACCTGCCCGACAGCAAGGCCGAAGCGCTGAAGGAAGAGCAGGACGAAATCACCGTGTCGATGGACGCGGACGGGCGCATTTTCCTGGGCGATCAGGAGCTTGCCCCCGGCGAACTGGGCGATCGGCTGATGACCATGCGCCCGGCCGAAGGGGTGGGCAAGCCGCCGCTGGTGACGCTGCGCGCGGACCGCGGGCTTGATTACGGCCGCGTGATGGCGGTGATGGGCGAGCTGAACAACGCCGGGTTCAAGTCGATCTCGCTGGTCACCAACGGTTCAGCGGCCACGCCATAG
- the tolQ gene encoding protein TolQ, protein MMLEVLASGAAGAPTQLNPVDLFLHADIVVKAVMGGLVLASVWVWTIIVGFRIKIGRVQRQCDKYEREFWDAHDIDAFQKENGKRDVASARVVNAALGEWRRSTSGRAIDREGTRQRLSLALEGAVTAESDALAGRLNFLATVGSVAPFVGLFGTVWGVMDSFFNIGAQQNSSLAVVAPGISEALLATAIGLFAAIPAVVAYNRFSHRVNRFEARLFRFADRFQATLSRELEQ, encoded by the coding sequence ATGATGCTCGAAGTTCTCGCCAGCGGCGCCGCCGGCGCGCCGACCCAGCTCAATCCGGTGGACCTTTTCCTTCACGCCGACATCGTGGTGAAGGCGGTGATGGGGGGGCTGGTGCTCGCCAGCGTGTGGGTCTGGACGATCATCGTCGGCTTCCGGATCAAGATCGGCCGCGTCCAGCGCCAGTGCGACAAGTACGAGCGCGAGTTCTGGGACGCGCACGACATTGACGCGTTCCAGAAGGAGAACGGGAAGCGCGACGTGGCCTCGGCCCGCGTCGTCAACGCCGCGCTGGGCGAATGGCGCCGGTCCACCTCTGGTCGGGCGATCGACCGCGAGGGCACGCGCCAGCGGCTCAGCCTGGCGCTGGAAGGCGCGGTGACGGCGGAAAGCGACGCGCTGGCCGGGCGGCTGAACTTCCTGGCCACGGTCGGTTCGGTGGCGCCGTTCGTGGGCCTGTTCGGCACCGTGTGGGGCGTGATGGACAGCTTCTTCAACATCGGCGCCCAGCAGAATTCCTCGCTGGCGGTGGTCGCGCCGGGTATTTCCGAAGCGCTGCTGGCCACCGCGATCGGCCTGTTCGCCGCGATTCCGGCGGTCGTTGCCTACAACCGCTTCTCGCACCGGGTGAACCGGTTCGAAGCGCGCCTGTTCCGCTTCGCCGACCGCTTCCAGGCGACGCTGAGCCGCGAGCTGGAGCAATAG
- a CDS encoding YbgC/FadM family acyl-CoA thioesterase — translation MLPPAPPSGRFDGAVHLFPVRVYFEDTDLSGVVYHANYLRWFERARSDMLRCLGIDQRGAHDAGEGAYAVTDLAIRYLRPARLDDAVLVRSEVSDISPATCRIVQRAFREDALLSQATVRVAFVAPTGRPRRQPRAWVDAFHTVLVAPSEATSSEQEGPISA, via the coding sequence ATGCTCCCGCCCGCGCCGCCTTCCGGCCGTTTCGACGGCGCCGTCCATCTTTTCCCGGTCCGCGTCTATTTCGAGGACACGGACCTGTCGGGCGTGGTCTATCACGCCAACTACCTGCGCTGGTTCGAACGCGCCCGGTCCGACATGCTGCGTTGCCTGGGCATCGACCAGCGCGGCGCGCACGACGCGGGCGAGGGCGCCTATGCCGTGACCGACTTGGCGATCCGCTATCTCCGGCCCGCCCGGCTGGACGATGCGGTGCTGGTGCGCAGCGAGGTTTCCGATATTTCCCCCGCGACCTGCCGGATCGTCCAGCGTGCGTTCAGGGAAGACGCGCTCTTGTCCCAGGCGACCGTGCGTGTCGCCTTCGTTGCGCCCACTGGCCGGCCCCGCCGCCAGCCGCGCGCGTGGGTCGATGCGTTCCACACCGTCCTCGTTGCTCCATCCGAAGCGACCTCATCCGAACAGGAAGGCCCGATTTCCGCATGA
- a CDS encoding histidine triad nucleotide-binding protein gives MAVDATLPYDDQNVFAKILRGEIPSRKVYEDEWALAFHDINPQAPLHILVIPKGAYVSWDDFSAKASDAEIGGFVRAVGAVAREAGVIEPGYRLLANVGPDSHQEVPHLHVHLFAGRPLGPMLVTR, from the coding sequence ATGGCCGTTGACGCCACCCTGCCTTACGACGACCAGAACGTGTTCGCGAAGATCCTGCGGGGCGAGATCCCCTCGCGCAAGGTCTATGAGGACGAATGGGCGCTGGCGTTCCACGACATCAACCCGCAGGCGCCGCTGCACATCCTGGTGATCCCCAAGGGCGCCTATGTGAGCTGGGACGATTTCTCGGCCAAGGCGTCCGACGCGGAGATCGGCGGCTTCGTGCGCGCGGTGGGCGCAGTGGCGCGCGAGGCTGGAGTGATCGAGCCCGGCTATCGCCTGCTCGCCAACGTCGGGCCGGACAGCCACCAGGAAGTGCCGCACCTGCATGTTCACCTTTTCGCCGGCCGTCCGCTGGGGCCGATGCTGGTGACGCGCTGA
- a CDS encoding phosphoribosyl-ATP diphosphatase: MDHATTLSRLEATIAARRNADPSTSYVAKLNARGLGKIAQKVGEEATETVIAALSGSAEELTGEAADLLFHLLVLLGARDVPLAAVLAELDRREGVSGIAEKASRPTE, translated from the coding sequence ATGGACCACGCCACCACTCTATCGCGCCTGGAAGCGACCATCGCGGCGCGGCGCAACGCCGATCCCTCGACCAGCTATGTCGCCAAGCTTAACGCGCGGGGGCTGGGCAAGATCGCGCAGAAGGTGGGCGAGGAAGCGACCGAGACGGTGATCGCCGCGCTTTCGGGCAGCGCCGAGGAGCTGACCGGTGAAGCGGCGGACCTGCTGTTCCACCTGCTCGTCCTGCTGGGTGCGCGGGACGTGCCGCTGGCCGCCGTGCTGGCGGAACTGGACCGGCGCGAAGGCGTTTCCGGCATCGCCGAAAAGGCCAGCCGCCCCACGGAGTAA
- the hisF gene encoding imidazole glycerol phosphate synthase subunit HisF — protein MTVRVRVIPCLDVRDGRVVKGVNFVDLRDAGDPVEQARAYDKAGADELCFLDISASHEGRGTLLDVVARTAEVCFMPLTVGGGVRSAEDARALLLAGADKVAVNSAAVARPELVADIAQRFGAQCVVGSVDARRVAPGKWEIFTHGGRKPTGIDALDHAVRLAELGAGELLVTSMDGDGTQRGYDLDLTRTIADAVSVPVVASGGVGALDHLVAGVIEGHASAVLAASIFHFGTHSIAEAHAALRAAGLPARA, from the coding sequence ATGACCGTCCGCGTCCGCGTCATCCCCTGCCTTGATGTGCGCGATGGGCGCGTGGTCAAGGGCGTCAACTTCGTCGACCTGCGCGATGCCGGCGATCCGGTGGAGCAGGCGCGCGCCTATGACAAGGCCGGGGCGGACGAGCTGTGCTTCCTCGACATTTCGGCCAGCCACGAAGGGCGCGGCACGCTGCTCGACGTGGTCGCGCGCACGGCCGAAGTCTGCTTCATGCCGCTGACCGTGGGCGGGGGCGTGCGCAGCGCCGAGGATGCCCGCGCGCTGCTGCTGGCGGGGGCGGACAAGGTCGCGGTCAATTCCGCCGCCGTCGCCCGGCCCGAACTGGTGGCGGACATCGCCCAGCGCTTTGGCGCGCAATGCGTGGTCGGCTCGGTCGACGCGCGGCGGGTGGCGCCGGGGAAGTGGGAAATCTTCACCCACGGCGGCCGCAAGCCGACCGGGATCGACGCGCTGGACCATGCGGTGCGCCTGGCCGAACTAGGCGCGGGCGAACTGCTCGTAACCTCGATGGACGGGGACGGCACGCAGCGGGGCTATGACCTAGACCTGACGCGGACGATCGCCGATGCCGTCAGCGTGCCGGTGGTGGCGAGCGGCGGCGTGGGCGCGCTTGACCATCTCGTTGCCGGGGTGATCGAGGGCCACGCCAGCGCGGTGCTGGCGGCGTCGATCTTCCACTTCGGCACGCATTCCATCGCCGAGGCGCACGCCGCACTGCGGGCGGCGGGCCTGCCGGCGCGGGCTTGA
- the hisA gene encoding 1-(5-phosphoribosyl)-5-[(5-phosphoribosylamino)methylideneamino]imidazole-4-carboxamide isomerase translates to MIVFPAIDLKAGQVVRLAEGDMDRATVYGDDPAAQALLFAEAGAMHLHVVDLDGSFAGRAENREAVEGILEAFPGHVQLGGGIRTREAVAGWFDLGVSRVVMGTAALKDPDFVKDMAKEFPGGIVVAVDARDGMVATEGWADVSDVSVVDLARRFEDAGVASLLFTDIGRDGLLKGVNIEATVDLARRVDIPVIASGGVKGLDDIHVLTLHAEDGIEGVITGRALYDGRLDLRAALQMAAKG, encoded by the coding sequence ATGATCGTCTTTCCCGCCATCGACCTCAAGGCCGGGCAGGTCGTCCGCCTCGCCGAAGGCGATATGGACCGGGCGACCGTCTATGGCGACGACCCGGCCGCGCAGGCGCTGCTGTTCGCCGAAGCGGGCGCGATGCACCTGCACGTCGTCGATCTCGACGGTTCGTTCGCCGGCCGCGCCGAGAACCGCGAGGCGGTGGAAGGCATTCTCGAAGCCTTTCCGGGTCACGTCCAGCTGGGCGGAGGCATCCGCACGCGCGAAGCGGTGGCGGGCTGGTTCGACCTGGGCGTGAGCCGCGTGGTCATGGGCACCGCCGCGCTGAAGGACCCGGACTTCGTCAAGGACATGGCGAAGGAATTTCCCGGCGGCATCGTGGTGGCGGTGGACGCGCGCGACGGCATGGTCGCGACCGAGGGCTGGGCCGACGTGTCCGACGTCTCGGTGGTCGATCTCGCCCGCCGGTTCGAGGACGCGGGCGTCGCCAGCCTGCTGTTCACCGACATCGGCCGCGACGGGCTGCTCAAGGGCGTGAACATCGAGGCGACAGTGGACCTGGCCCGGCGCGTCGACATTCCCGTGATCGCCAGCGGCGGGGTGAAGGGGCTGGACGACATCCACGTCTTGACGCTCCACGCCGAGGACGGGATCGAGGGCGTCATCACCGGCCGCGCGCTCTATGACGGGCGGCTGGACCTGCGCGCCGCGTTGCAGATGGCGGCGAAGGGCTGA
- the hisH gene encoding imidazole glycerol phosphate synthase subunit HisH, producing MAEVLALVDYGAGNLRSVANALKAAGADGVAVTADPDVVRAADRIVLPGVGAFKACIEALEAVPGLVAALRERVLVGGAPFLGICVGMQLLADRGVEHGVTPGLGWIGGEVRLIEPTDPAIKVPHMGWNDVAPAHHAGAPAAGLIEPGEAYFLHSYHFVPEAGADVAAMTDHGGGIVAAVARENILGVQFHPEKSQSYGLELLARFLEWKP from the coding sequence GTGGCTGAAGTCCTCGCGCTGGTCGACTACGGCGCCGGCAACCTGCGGTCGGTGGCCAACGCGCTGAAGGCGGCGGGGGCGGATGGCGTCGCGGTCACCGCCGATCCCGACGTGGTGCGGGCGGCGGACCGCATCGTGTTGCCCGGCGTGGGCGCGTTCAAGGCCTGCATCGAGGCGCTGGAGGCGGTGCCGGGGCTGGTCGCGGCGCTGCGCGAGCGCGTGCTGGTGGGCGGCGCGCCGTTCCTGGGCATCTGCGTGGGGATGCAACTGCTGGCCGATCGCGGCGTGGAGCACGGCGTGACGCCGGGGCTGGGCTGGATCGGCGGCGAGGTCCGCCTGATCGAACCGACCGATCCCGCGATCAAGGTGCCGCACATGGGCTGGAACGACGTGGCCCCCGCGCACCACGCCGGCGCGCCGGCGGCGGGCCTGATCGAGCCGGGCGAGGCCTATTTCCTGCATTCGTACCACTTCGTGCCCGAAGCGGGCGCGGACGTGGCGGCGATGACCGACCACGGCGGCGGAATCGTCGCGGCCGTGGCGCGCGAGAACATCCTGGGGGTGCAGTTCCACCCCGAAAAGAGCCAGTCCTACGGGCTGGAGCTGCTGGCCCGTTTTCTGGAATGGAAGCCCTGA
- the hisB gene encoding imidazoleglycerol-phosphate dehydratase HisB, translating to MQQSRTGSVARKTAETDIAVSVNLDGTGAYDVSTGIGFLDHMVEQFSRHSLIDVTMRVVGDLHVDQHHTTEDSAIALGQAITQALGDKKGIARYGTAYSPMDEALCRVALDISGRPVLVWKAAFTQPRLGEMDTELFEHWFQSVSQAAGITLHIESLYGSNNHHIIEGIYKGFARAMRQAVEIDPRKGDAVPSTKGILGG from the coding sequence ATGCAGCAGTCCCGTACCGGATCGGTCGCGCGCAAGACGGCGGAAACCGACATCGCGGTTTCGGTCAACCTCGACGGCACGGGCGCCTATGACGTGTCGACCGGCATCGGCTTCCTCGATCACATGGTCGAACAGTTCTCGCGTCATTCGCTGATCGACGTGACGATGCGCGTGGTGGGCGACCTGCACGTGGACCAGCACCACACCACCGAGGACAGCGCCATCGCGCTGGGCCAGGCGATCACCCAGGCGCTGGGCGACAAGAAGGGCATCGCCCGCTACGGCACCGCTTATTCGCCGATGGACGAGGCGCTGTGCCGCGTCGCGCTCGACATTTCGGGGCGCCCGGTGCTGGTGTGGAAGGCCGCGTTCACCCAGCCGCGCCTGGGCGAGATGGACACCGAGCTGTTCGAGCACTGGTTCCAGTCGGTGAGCCAGGCGGCCGGCATCACCCTGCACATCGAATCGCTCTACGGTTCGAACAACCACCACATCATCGAAGGCATTTACAAGGGCTTCGCCCGCGCCATGCGGCAGGCGGTGGAAATCGATCCGCGCAAGGGCGATGCGGTGCCGTCCACCAAAGGCATCCTCGGTGGCTGA